In one window of Bradyrhizobium sp. AZCC 1721 DNA:
- a CDS encoding pirin family protein: protein MIELRPFAKLGSADHGWLKAKHHFSFGSHYDPDNMGHGALRVWNDDEIAPNTGFPAHPHANMEIITYVREGAITHQDSLGNKGRTEAGDVQVMSAGSGIRHSEYNLEPSKTKIFQIWIEPTTRGGQPTWGAKPFPKSDRSGKLVTIASGIAGDNDALPIRADARVLATTLKAGESAAYEAAKARHLYLVPAAGSVEVNGVRVNARDGAAIRDEAKLTITALEDSELVLVDAA, encoded by the coding sequence ATGATCGAACTCAGACCATTTGCAAAACTCGGCAGCGCCGATCACGGCTGGCTGAAGGCAAAACACCACTTCTCGTTCGGCAGCCATTACGATCCCGACAATATGGGCCACGGCGCCTTGCGGGTGTGGAACGATGACGAGATCGCGCCGAACACCGGCTTTCCCGCCCATCCCCACGCCAACATGGAAATCATCACCTATGTCCGCGAAGGCGCGATCACGCACCAGGACTCGCTCGGCAACAAGGGCCGGACTGAAGCCGGCGACGTGCAGGTGATGAGCGCCGGAAGCGGCATTCGTCACTCCGAGTACAATCTGGAGCCGAGCAAGACCAAGATCTTCCAGATCTGGATCGAGCCGACGACGAGGGGTGGCCAGCCGACCTGGGGCGCCAAACCGTTTCCGAAGTCGGATCGCTCCGGCAAGCTCGTCACCATCGCCAGCGGCATTGCCGGCGACAACGATGCGCTGCCGATCCGCGCCGATGCGCGGGTGCTCGCCACCACGCTGAAGGCGGGCGAGAGCGCGGCGTACGAGGCGGCGAAGGCGCGTCACCTCTATCTCGTGCCGGCGGCCGGCAGCGTCGAAGTCAACGGCGTGCGCGTCAATGCCCGCGACGGCGCTGCGATCCGCGACGAGGCGAAGCTGACGATTACCGCGCTGGAAGATTCCGAACTGGTGCTGGTCGACGCGGCTTAA
- a CDS encoding SDR family NAD(P)-dependent oxidoreductase translates to MTKKLSGKVALVTGGSRGIGAASARALAAEGANVAISYVASPDKAEAIVAELKVKGVNARAYKADQASSAEVDQLVKKVAKDFGRLDILVNNAGVAVGGAVDDPNADTAALARQSAVNVDGVITAIRAAAKLMGEGGRIVTIGSDIATRASFPGLADYAATKAAVVGYTKGAARDLGPRGITVNVLQPGSINTDMNPDDDREIADLQRKQHALQRFGKPEEIAAGVVFLASPEASFVTGTVLNVDGGFGA, encoded by the coding sequence ATGACCAAGAAGCTCTCAGGCAAGGTAGCCCTCGTCACCGGCGGTTCGCGCGGCATCGGCGCAGCGTCTGCCCGTGCGCTTGCGGCAGAAGGCGCCAACGTCGCGATCAGTTATGTCGCCTCCCCCGACAAGGCGGAAGCGATTGTCGCCGAGTTGAAGGTCAAGGGCGTCAACGCCCGCGCTTACAAGGCCGATCAGGCATCCTCCGCCGAGGTCGACCAACTGGTGAAGAAGGTCGCGAAGGATTTCGGCCGGCTCGACATCCTCGTCAACAACGCCGGCGTTGCCGTCGGCGGCGCGGTCGATGATCCCAATGCCGACACTGCAGCATTGGCCCGGCAGAGTGCCGTGAACGTCGATGGTGTCATCACCGCGATCCGCGCGGCGGCGAAGCTGATGGGAGAAGGCGGACGCATCGTCACGATCGGCTCCGATATCGCGACCCGCGCCTCATTCCCCGGCCTTGCTGATTACGCCGCCACCAAGGCTGCCGTTGTCGGCTACACCAAGGGCGCGGCGCGCGACCTCGGTCCCCGCGGCATCACCGTGAATGTGCTGCAGCCGGGCTCGATCAACACCGACATGAACCCGGATGACGACCGCGAGATCGCCGACCTCCAGCGCAAGCAGCACGCGCTGCAGCGCTTCGGCAAGCCGGAAGAGATCGCAGCCGGTGTGGTCTTTCTCGCGAGTCCCGAAGCGTCGTTCGTGACCGGCACAGTGCTCAATGTCGATGGCGGCTTCGGCGCGTAA
- a CDS encoding LysR family transcriptional regulator, with protein sequence MSKLPDFEALAIFAKVAELRSFAAAATELALSKATVSKAVSRLEQRLGARLFNRTSRRLALTDAGQRLAERAARLLADGEDAENEALSQSMAPRGLVRLAVPMTFGVKAVAPILPEFLTAFPEVSIDLHLSDATVDLIGEGFDAGLRIARLPDSSLIARRLCAMPRYTVAAPSYLKRHGRPTHPMHLAEHKCFGYAYLSTAGVWHYTNASGEQASVRPAGQLRVNNGEALLPSVIAGLGIADLPDFIVGDAIASGEVEVILKGWHQPEGAVHLVTPPGGPRPARVEVLADFLAKHFAKAKKRKP encoded by the coding sequence ATGTCCAAGCTCCCGGATTTCGAGGCGCTGGCGATTTTCGCAAAAGTCGCGGAATTGCGGTCATTTGCGGCGGCCGCCACCGAGCTGGCGCTGTCCAAGGCCACGGTGTCCAAGGCCGTCAGTCGGCTCGAGCAGCGGCTCGGCGCGCGGCTGTTCAACCGCACCTCGCGGCGGCTGGCGCTGACCGATGCCGGGCAAAGGCTCGCCGAGCGCGCCGCGCGGCTCTTGGCCGACGGCGAGGATGCCGAGAACGAAGCCTTGTCGCAATCGATGGCGCCGCGCGGATTGGTGCGGCTCGCGGTGCCGATGACGTTCGGCGTGAAAGCCGTTGCGCCGATCTTGCCGGAATTTCTCACAGCCTTCCCGGAAGTCTCGATCGACCTTCACCTGAGCGACGCGACGGTGGATCTGATCGGCGAGGGCTTCGATGCCGGCCTGCGCATCGCGCGCCTGCCGGACTCGTCGCTGATCGCGCGGCGGCTCTGCGCGATGCCACGCTACACGGTCGCGGCGCCGTCCTATCTCAAGCGCCATGGCAGGCCGACGCATCCGATGCATCTGGCGGAGCATAAATGCTTCGGCTACGCCTATCTCTCGACGGCCGGCGTCTGGCACTACACCAACGCGTCAGGCGAGCAGGCCAGCGTGCGGCCCGCAGGCCAGCTCCGCGTCAACAATGGCGAGGCGCTGTTGCCGTCCGTCATCGCCGGCCTCGGCATCGCCGATTTGCCGGACTTCATTGTCGGCGACGCAATTGCATCCGGCGAGGTAGAAGTGATCCTGAAAGGCTGGCACCAGCCCGAAGGCGCGGTGCACCTGGTGACGCCGCCCGGCGGCCCAAGGCCTGCGCGCGTCGAAGTGCTGGCGGATTTTCTGGCCAAGCATTTTGCAAAAGCGAAGAAGCGGAAGCCGTGA